A single Glycine soja cultivar W05 chromosome 14, ASM419377v2, whole genome shotgun sequence DNA region contains:
- the LOC114383002 gene encoding floral homeotic protein PMADS 2-like, translating to MGRGKIEIKRIENSSNRQVTYSKRKNGILKKAKEITVLCDAQVSLIIFAASGKMHDYISPSTTLIDILERYQKTSGKRIWDAKHENLNGEIERLKKENDSMQIELRHLKGEDINSLNYKELMALEDALETGLVSVREKQMDVYRMFRRNDKILEEENRELTFLWQQRLAVEGAREVDNGFDQSVRDYNSHMPFAFRVQPMQPNLQERI from the exons ATGGGGAGGGGTAAGATTGAGATCAAGAGGATCGAGAACTCAAGCAACAGGCAAGTTACCTACTCAAAGAGAAAGAATGGGATCCTTAAGAAAGCTAAGGAAATCACTGTTCTATGTGATGCTCAAGTTTCTCTTATCATCTTTGCTGCATCTGGAAAGATGCATGACTACATCAGCCCTTCTACCAC GTTGATAGACATATTGGAGAGGTACCAGAAGACCTCAGGGAAGAGGATTTGGGACGCCAAGCATGAG AACCTAAACGGCGAAATTGAGAGACTCAAGAAAGAGAATGACAGCATGCAAATTGAGCTCAG GCACTTGAAGGGAGAGGATATTAACTCTCTTAACTACAAGGAGCTGATGGCCTTGGAGGATGCCTTAGAAACTGGTCTAGTCAGTGTCCGAGAGAAACAG ATGGATGTCTACAGGATGTTCAGGAGAAAC GACAAGATCTTGGAGGAGGAGAACAGGGAACTTACTTTTCTCTGG CAACAACGTTTGGCAGTGGAAGGTGCGAGAGAAGTGGACAACGGGTTTGATCAGAGCGTAAGGGATTACAATTCCCATATGCCATTTGCCTTTCGTGTGCAGCCTATGCAGCCAAATCTTCAAGAAAGGATCTAA